The Drosophila miranda strain MSH22 chromosome Y unlocalized genomic scaffold, D.miranda_PacBio2.1 Contig_Y53_pilon, whole genome shotgun sequence genome includes a region encoding these proteins:
- the LOC108159047 gene encoding LOW QUALITY PROTEIN: 39S ribosomal protein L34, mitochondrial (The sequence of the model RefSeq protein was modified relative to this genomic sequence to represent the inferred CDS: inserted 2 bases in 1 codon), with the protein MLQGLIQRTCLVEFNTAQTILVRQKHAFDRTVLKPKVRCHFPKPREVKRINVHAXRPRMSTPEGRRVLMRRILKGRHNISP; encoded by the exons ATGCTGCAGGGATTGATTCAGAG AACCTGCCTGGTGGAATTCAACACGGCACAAACCATCCTAGTGCGCCAGAAGCATGCCTTCGACCGGACCGTGCTCAAGCCGAAGGTCCGCTGCCACTTCCCCAAGCCCCGCGAGGTGAAACGCATCAACGTCCACGC ACGTCCTCGCATGTCCACCCCAGAGGGACGTCGTGTACTGATGCGCAGGATACTGAAGGGCAGACACAATATCTCGCCTTAG